A DNA window from Xanthomonas campestris pv. campestris str. ATCC 33913 contains the following coding sequences:
- the betB gene encoding betaine-aldehyde dehydrogenase, producing MPRFPDQLLYIGGRYVPARGGHTFEVVNPATGEVLANVHNADADDLDAAVDSAKAGQRHWAALTVVERSRILLRAVALLRERNDALAELETLNTGKPLSETRSVDIVTGADVLEYYAGVAQALQGVQVPLREGSFFYTRHEPLGVVGAIGAWNYPIQIALWKAAPALAAGNAMIFKPSEVTPLTALKLAEIFTEAGLPDGVFNVLPGDGASVGHALTEHPEIEKISFTGGTATGRKVMASASSSSLKDVTMELGGKSPLIVCADADLDLAADIAMMANFYSSGQVCTNGTRVFVPRALRTAFEARLLARVQRIHIGDPLDERTTFGPMVSAAHMQRVLEHIEQGKAEGARLLFGGERLRDGALAQGCYVAPTIFSDCTDVMTIVREEIFGPVLSLLTYDDEDEAITRANATSYGLAAGVVTPDLSRAHRLIHRLEAGICWINTWGESPAPMPVGGYKQSGVGRENGLATLQAYTRTKSVQVELERYASVF from the coding sequence ATGCCACGTTTCCCCGACCAGCTGCTGTACATCGGCGGCCGCTATGTTCCCGCCCGCGGCGGCCACACGTTCGAGGTGGTGAACCCGGCCACCGGTGAAGTCCTTGCCAACGTCCACAACGCCGACGCCGACGATCTGGATGCAGCCGTGGACAGCGCCAAGGCCGGCCAACGGCACTGGGCCGCACTCACTGTGGTGGAGCGCTCACGCATTCTGTTGCGTGCCGTCGCGCTACTGCGCGAGCGCAACGACGCCCTGGCGGAGCTGGAAACGCTCAACACCGGCAAGCCGCTGAGCGAAACGCGCAGCGTGGACATCGTCACCGGCGCCGACGTGTTGGAGTACTACGCCGGCGTGGCGCAGGCGCTGCAGGGCGTGCAGGTGCCATTGCGCGAAGGCAGCTTCTTCTACACGCGGCACGAACCGCTTGGTGTGGTGGGCGCGATCGGCGCGTGGAATTACCCGATCCAGATCGCGCTCTGGAAAGCCGCACCGGCCCTGGCCGCCGGCAACGCGATGATCTTCAAGCCCAGCGAGGTGACGCCGCTCACCGCGCTCAAGCTGGCTGAAATTTTCACCGAAGCCGGCCTGCCGGATGGCGTGTTCAACGTGCTGCCCGGCGACGGCGCCAGCGTGGGCCACGCGCTTACCGAGCATCCGGAGATCGAAAAGATCAGCTTCACCGGTGGCACCGCAACCGGCCGCAAGGTGATGGCCAGCGCCTCCAGTTCGTCGTTGAAGGACGTGACCATGGAACTGGGCGGCAAATCGCCACTGATTGTCTGTGCCGATGCCGACCTGGACCTGGCGGCCGACATCGCGATGATGGCCAACTTCTACAGCTCCGGCCAGGTGTGCACCAACGGCACGCGCGTCTTCGTGCCGCGGGCACTGCGCACTGCATTCGAAGCGCGTCTGCTGGCACGCGTGCAACGCATCCATATCGGCGACCCGCTCGATGAGCGAACCACGTTCGGGCCGATGGTCAGTGCCGCGCACATGCAGCGCGTGCTGGAACACATCGAGCAAGGCAAGGCCGAAGGGGCGCGCCTGCTGTTCGGTGGCGAGCGGCTGCGCGATGGTGCACTGGCGCAGGGTTGCTACGTGGCGCCGACCATCTTCAGCGATTGCACCGACGTGATGACCATCGTGCGCGAAGAGATCTTCGGGCCGGTGCTGAGCCTGCTCACCTACGACGACGAAGATGAGGCAATCACGCGCGCCAACGCCACCAGCTATGGCCTGGCGGCGGGTGTTGTGACGCCGGATCTGTCACGCGCGCATCGGCTGATCCATCGCCTGGAGGCCGGCATCTGCTGGATCAACACCTGGGGCGAATCACCGGCGCCGATGCCGGTGGGCGGCTACAAGCAATCGGGTGTGGGCCGCGAGAACGGCCTGGCCACGCTGCAGGCCTACACACGCACCAAGTCTGTCCAGGTCGAACTGGAACGCTACGCGTCGGTGTTCTAG